One Microbacterium sp. No. 7 genomic window carries:
- a CDS encoding ABC transporter permease — MSAGGERLRFHDALRVAGVGLRSRRLRAALSALGIAIGTAAIVGVLGLSASSQAGLLAEIDRLGTNMITVEAGQSLAGGPAQLPNAAPAMIGHLANVEQVADTSVVTTAHVYRNAMVPEANTGGLQVQAASVNLPDVLNTGIGHGRWLDEATAQLPVVVLGSAAAQRLGIDRVGLGARVWLGGTWFDVVGILEPSPLAPEVDNSAVVGYAAAKTYLGHVSVGRGTREVGPPTSIYVRTATGHEREVQEVLARTAHPAAPVEVNVSTPSDALTARAAAAGAFDSLFLGLGAVALVVGAVGVANIMIIAVIERRSEIGLRRALGATRAQIRTQFLTESILLAIIGGMAGVLTGVVATAVYAASKGWTIVIPAQAWAGGIGCAILIGALAGIVPAIRASRMPPAVALRTT, encoded by the coding sequence ATGAGCGCCGGTGGCGAACGACTCCGGTTCCACGATGCGCTCAGGGTGGCCGGCGTCGGACTGCGCTCCCGGCGCCTGCGCGCGGCCCTCTCCGCGCTGGGAATCGCCATCGGCACCGCGGCCATCGTCGGGGTCCTCGGGCTATCCGCGTCATCCCAGGCCGGACTCCTGGCCGAGATCGACCGACTCGGGACGAACATGATCACCGTCGAGGCCGGACAGAGTCTCGCCGGCGGACCCGCGCAGCTTCCGAACGCGGCCCCCGCGATGATCGGCCACCTGGCGAACGTCGAGCAGGTCGCCGACACGTCGGTGGTGACGACGGCCCACGTCTACCGCAACGCGATGGTCCCCGAGGCGAACACCGGAGGCCTCCAGGTCCAAGCAGCCAGCGTGAACCTGCCGGATGTGCTCAACACCGGGATCGGGCACGGTCGATGGCTCGACGAGGCCACAGCGCAGCTGCCCGTCGTCGTCTTGGGATCCGCCGCCGCCCAGCGCCTCGGCATCGACCGCGTGGGGCTGGGCGCGCGCGTCTGGCTCGGCGGAACGTGGTTCGACGTCGTCGGCATCCTGGAACCGTCCCCGCTGGCACCAGAGGTCGACAACAGCGCGGTCGTCGGATACGCGGCCGCGAAGACCTATCTGGGGCATGTGAGCGTCGGTCGCGGCACACGCGAGGTCGGTCCGCCCACGTCCATCTACGTGCGCACGGCAACCGGTCACGAGCGGGAAGTCCAGGAAGTCCTCGCGCGAACCGCCCATCCCGCGGCGCCCGTCGAGGTCAACGTGAGCACGCCCTCCGACGCTCTCACCGCACGTGCGGCTGCCGCGGGCGCCTTCGACAGCCTGTTCCTGGGCCTCGGAGCGGTCGCACTCGTCGTCGGAGCAGTCGGGGTCGCCAACATCATGATCATCGCCGTGATCGAGCGCCGTTCCGAGATCGGTCTGCGCCGGGCCCTCGGCGCCACTCGGGCACAGATCCGGACGCAGTTCCTCACGGAGTCGATCCTGCTGGCGATCATCGGCGGCATGGCCGGCGTGCTGACCGGGGTCGTGGCGACGGCCGTCTACGCCGCGTCGAAGGGCTGGACCATCGTCATTCCCGCACAGGCGTGGGCCGGCGGCATCGGGTGCGCGATCCTCATCGGCGCGCTCGCGGGCATCGTGCCGGCCATCAGGGCCTCGCGGATGCCGCCCGCCGTGGCACTGCGAACAACGTGA
- a CDS encoding TetR/AcrR family transcriptional regulator has translation MAERLTRRAVVERAARLSDDIGFDELTITKLGRSLGIAPPGVYRHVADLGDLRRALSRRAAHDVAAVLSAACAGLSGADALTALAHALRSWAARHPGQYAALQVAPDPDDADGQAAAAEVLATFASALRAYRLDGDDLTDALRLIRSTLHGFVTLEHGAGFRQPRSLDATFARIVATLHAALAGWSSSVREVPRPS, from the coding sequence ATGGCTGAGCGCCTCACCCGCCGTGCCGTGGTCGAGCGGGCCGCGCGGCTGTCCGACGACATCGGGTTCGACGAGCTGACGATCACCAAGCTCGGCCGCTCGCTGGGGATCGCCCCGCCCGGCGTGTACCGGCACGTCGCCGATCTCGGCGACCTGCGCCGCGCCCTGAGCCGGCGCGCGGCGCACGACGTCGCCGCCGTGCTGTCCGCCGCGTGCGCCGGGCTCTCCGGTGCGGACGCACTGACCGCGCTCGCCCACGCCCTGCGATCGTGGGCGGCCCGGCATCCCGGCCAGTACGCGGCTCTGCAGGTCGCTCCCGACCCCGACGACGCGGACGGGCAGGCGGCGGCCGCCGAGGTGCTCGCGACGTTCGCCTCCGCCCTGCGCGCCTACCGGCTCGACGGCGACGACCTGACCGACGCGCTCCGCCTGATCCGCAGCACGCTGCACGGCTTCGTCACCCTGGAGCACGGCGCAGGCTTCCGGCAGCCCCGCAGCCTCGACGCGACCTTCGCGCGCATCGTCGCGACGCTGCACGCCGCGCTCGCCGGCTGGTCGTCGTCCGTTCGCGAAGTGCCCCGACCCTCCTGA
- a CDS encoding alpha/beta fold hydrolase, producing MRTIDVSRPGGRIAVEVGGAGPLIVCVPGMGESRASFRHLVPGLVAAGHRVAAMDLRGHGDSTIGFDAYDDPAAAGDVLAVIDALGGGPATVVGNSMGAAAGVLAAAERPEAVSRLVLIGPFVRDHGSTAARLLLRVLLTRPWGPAVWRGYYRSLFGQETPADHDEHVARALSLLRRPGRWAAFQATARTSHAASETALPRVSAATLVVMGERDRDFPDPEAEAAWVAEALRGRHRMIPGAGHYPMAERPGEVLSAMLPFLAETDDGQARNG from the coding sequence ATGAGAACGATCGATGTGTCCAGACCGGGCGGACGGATCGCCGTCGAGGTGGGCGGCGCGGGACCGCTGATCGTGTGCGTGCCGGGGATGGGCGAGTCCCGCGCCTCGTTCCGCCACCTCGTGCCGGGCCTCGTGGCGGCGGGGCACCGGGTGGCGGCGATGGACCTGCGGGGTCACGGCGACAGCACGATCGGGTTCGACGCGTACGACGATCCCGCTGCCGCCGGCGACGTGCTCGCAGTGATCGACGCGCTCGGCGGAGGGCCGGCGACGGTCGTGGGCAACTCGATGGGCGCCGCGGCCGGGGTGCTGGCCGCGGCGGAACGCCCCGAGGCGGTGAGCCGGCTGGTGCTGATCGGACCGTTCGTGCGCGACCACGGCTCGACGGCCGCCCGGCTGCTGCTGCGCGTGCTCCTGACCCGCCCGTGGGGGCCGGCGGTGTGGCGCGGCTACTACCGGTCGCTGTTCGGGCAGGAGACGCCGGCCGACCACGACGAGCACGTCGCTCGGGCGCTCTCGCTGCTGCGCCGCCCGGGGAGGTGGGCCGCGTTCCAGGCCACCGCGCGCACCTCGCACGCGGCATCCGAGACCGCGCTTCCGCGCGTGAGCGCCGCCACGCTCGTGGTGATGGGCGAGCGCGACCGCGACTTCCCCGATCCGGAGGCCGAGGCCGCGTGGGTCGCCGAGGCACTGCGCGGGCGGCATCGGATGATCCCGGGCGCGGGTCACTACCCGATGGCCGAACGGCCCGGCGAGGTGCTGAGCGCGATGCTGCCGTTCCTCGCGGAGACGGATGACGGGCAGGCGCGGAATGGCTGA
- a CDS encoding DUF559 domain-containing protein, whose protein sequence is MPRPADSHVPRPPVPDAYRRRRSKAERPVPSHWRVWSRADLQRDWRAAAAAVRDGLVVRARTNAYLHPETDADCVAACEIGGRLTCVSELARWGVFVQGSAGLHVDVPATSARHRIAGRAVRLHWTRNRRDGWANAGIVEALVAAVRCQKVQVAVATLDSALQLRLIGAAELDRVFAALPRRFAVLRPLLDPAAESGSESIMRLLLRRLGCRVQSQVLIPGVGRVDFLVDGWLIVECDSEAHHASWDARRTDLRRDQAAASRGYTTYRAIAEDIFWHQDQVLNAVRGLRRARADA, encoded by the coding sequence ATGCCTCGACCCGCGGACTCGCATGTGCCCCGGCCGCCCGTGCCCGACGCCTACCGGCGGCGGCGCAGCAAGGCGGAGAGACCCGTCCCGTCGCACTGGCGCGTCTGGTCTCGAGCGGACCTGCAGCGTGACTGGCGCGCCGCCGCGGCGGCGGTGCGCGACGGGCTCGTTGTGCGTGCGCGGACGAACGCATACCTGCATCCGGAGACCGATGCCGACTGCGTCGCCGCGTGCGAGATCGGGGGCCGGCTCACGTGCGTGTCGGAGCTCGCACGCTGGGGGGTCTTCGTGCAGGGCTCCGCGGGCCTGCACGTCGACGTACCCGCGACCAGCGCGCGGCATCGCATCGCGGGTCGTGCGGTGCGGCTGCACTGGACCCGCAACCGCCGGGACGGATGGGCGAATGCCGGCATCGTCGAGGCGCTCGTCGCCGCCGTGCGGTGCCAGAAGGTGCAGGTGGCCGTCGCCACGCTCGACTCCGCGCTGCAGCTGCGGCTGATCGGCGCCGCCGAGCTCGATCGCGTCTTCGCCGCGCTCCCGCGCCGATTCGCCGTGCTGCGTCCCCTGCTCGACCCGGCGGCGGAGTCGGGATCGGAGAGCATCATGCGACTGCTGCTGCGCCGTCTCGGATGCCGTGTGCAATCGCAAGTGCTCATCCCCGGCGTGGGGCGCGTCGACTTCCTCGTCGACGGCTGGCTCATCGTGGAATGCGACAGCGAGGCCCACCATGCCTCGTGGGACGCGCGGCGCACGGATCTGCGCCGCGACCAGGCCGCGGCATCCCGGGGCTACACGACGTACCGCGCGATCGCGGAGGACATCTTCTGGCACCAGGATCAGGTGCTGAACGCCGTGCGCGGCCTCCGGCGCGCACGGGCCGACGCGTGA